Genomic DNA from Rana temporaria chromosome 1, aRanTem1.1, whole genome shotgun sequence:
aacatggggacagggtgctctggggtgggggggcccgtagtgcgcccccctgccccagagcacccaacccccccatgttgagggcatgcggcctggcacggctcaggaggggggggcgctcgctcgtccccactcccttcctggccggccgggtagcgtgctttggatacgggtctggtatggattgtagggggaccccctacgtcgaattttcggcgtggggggggtctccttacaacccataccagaacttagggcctggtatgctcctggggggggaacccatgccggttttttctttgaaaattggcatggagttctccctctcaggaatgcatgctgagcgacgctgtcatttttttttataattatttgttttccccgcgcgtatattttttttcacccgtcgcaactttagtgtcctgtcgcaatccacaaagcccggcgtcaattacgttcgcgcgctgcacgtcgggaaaattacgtcacacgcatgcgcagtacggccggcgcgggagcgcgcctcatttaaattttaaacgccccccggagaggaggaccgccttgcgacggaggcacttaagttacacggcctgaaatttctaggtaagtgctttgtggatcaggcacttaggtagaaactttaagtcagtgtaacttaactgctgaaagttaagttaggcagcttttttgggaatcaggcccacagtacttgcctctctgacttaaggcggtgtagagtaaatacgatacgctacgccgccttaaagttgcgcgcccctacctgaatctagctatatgtgtaaAACAATGAGGTTTGGATCTTTATTGTTCATATACACAAGCCCAGGCACCAAAGTGTCTGCTCTTAACAAGCACTTCTGTGACGCCCTTGTGCACGCCTTCCATAGATGCAAGCTAaatgaaatatattcataattacaatattttacagctattcatggagatttcacataaacTCATAGGGCAACCACTGGGTGGAAAGTCCTCGGTGAGCTCAGGTACAGAATGTTTCTCCTACAATTGCTGGTCAGCTCTCCTGGACAATGTTACAGAGCAGTTCCGGTATTAGCACTGCAcagcatgggcatccgctgaaattttttcagggggggggtgcGTTTCGGCAGtggtgatacacagtcgcatttaaacCTTTCTTCGACTGTTAGCGGGGGGTTAAATacgccccccccacgttaaaatgtaaaaacacccgactgtgccccctgcatctttcaatatctctttgtcactactgtgtaccccctctccacaactgcacctctggactcctttacattacacagcaccccacagctctgggcccctttacattacacaaccccctgcaactctggactcctttacattacacagcaccccttcaactctggactcctttacattacataacACCCTGCACCGCTGGactcctttaaattacacagccctattcacctctggactcctttacattacacagcaccccacagctctggacccctttacattacacaaccccccttcaactctggactcctttacattacatagcaccctgcacctctggactcctttacattacacagcaccccacagctctggacccttttacattacataaccccctgcacctctggactcctttacattacacagcaccctgcacctctggactcctttacattacacaaccccctgcacctctggacgcctttacattacacaacaccctgcatctctggacccctttacattacacagccccctgcacctctggacgcctttacattacacaaccccctgcacctctggacgcctttacattacacaccatCCTGAAGCctttgggttcacactgatgtccTGGAGTTTGTTGCAGTGTGTATGCAGTTTTTCTGCATTTAATCCCCACTTCTATTAGCTTGTGTAATTCTACTGTGTTTTCTGAAAGGACACCAAAGATTCAGTATAGAGAacatttggtgcgctttcagaaaatgttgcaaaaatgtGTAATCTAATAGAAGTCTGTGGGACTGTAGTGAAAATGGAGATAAATTCAGGAAATCTGTGTATGCACCGGCACTGCAACTGAACCACAGTACATCAGTGTAAACCCACTTGAGTCCTAGTTCACATATATGTGATTCCAGTGTGATTCCTGCATTGCATGTTGCTTGTCGGCCGTTCACGCTgccctttgcaaaaaaggggtccTGCACAGTTTTGGTGCAAATGCCATTTCAGGCATACagcttgtatggctgaatttgcatcgcacagatatcccatgtgatttgcacagcaaTGATCACACAAGTGAAAACCCTGGCTAAAGGAACATGATGGGGCCAACTATCAGCATAGGGTTAATGAAAGACTGCTGGAGGACAACAGAGGACTGGAGTGAAAGatttgggagagagagagggcagagtaCACAGTGACAATGCTGATAACTCACTTGATGTTCCCAGGATGCTCACAGTCTCACAAGTCTCACAATAGTAGTTTAGTCAAAcgcccccccccttgccctatggagcagacgcccATGCTGCACAGTCCTATCCAGCTTTTCTGTGCGCAATTCCACCTGTCATCAGACACTGAATAATAACATTTACTGTCTGTTAATTCATTTTTACAGATGACACATCAAATGAACCAAACCAATTTTGTGGAAATTCTGATTCTTGGATTTGAAAACCTCCGTGAATACAAGATTCCGCTCTTTCTTTTCCTGCTGATAATCTACACATGTACTTGCATTGAGAACCTGCTGATCATCTTTTTGGTGAATAAAAGCCCTCATCTCCATTCCCCTATGTACTTTCTGATCAGTAATTTGCTCTTTTGTGAATTAGTCTATACCACGAATCTGGTTCCACTGATGCTCCATGACTTACTGTTGGGAAGAGGAGTCATTTCCTATCTTGGCTGCGTCATCCAACTGAACGTTTTGGGAGGTGTGTCGAATGTGAAGGCTTTCCTGCTTACGTTTATGTCATATGATAGATATTTGGCGATCTTTAAGCCTCTGAGATATTCCACTCTCATTAGCAACAGGCTGTGTTTGTATGTAATAATTTTGTTCTGGTTGATCTCATTCTTGAGTGTGGCGGTGGTATTTTACTTATTAATTAACCTGAAATTTTGTGGCCCTGTTAGTATCGACCACTTTTATTGTGACTACACAACCCTGATTTCCATAGCATGCTCAGACATAAGTGTTTTAATGATTTATGTCTTGGTCATCAGCACTACCCTGACACTTGGACCTTGTCTACTCATTATCCTGTCATACGTTTTTATCATCGTTgcaattctcagaattaagtcatCATCAGGAAGACAGAAAGCCTTCTCCACCTGCAGTTCACATCTCATGGCGGTGACTTTGTATTTTGGCACACTTTTCGGCCTATATGTGATGCCAAGGAGCAGCCATTATCTTCAACTCTATAAAGGATTGTCCTTTGTCTACTTTGCAGTGACTCCGCTATTAAACCCCATCATTTATACTTTAAGGAATCGGGATATTCATAAAGCTATGAAGATGACAATaagtaaagtgaaacaatattgTACTACAAAAGTACATTAACAATAACAGGAAATATAGATTACTGTagccagggctcgagtcctgcgggaacgcgtgggaacggtgtccctgcactttttttcacagcaggaacgccgttccctttgcaggactactagagcagcctcgagcagccgagccgcccgagccgatccttcactaagcggt
This window encodes:
- the LOC120945207 gene encoding olfactory receptor 493-like, which translates into the protein MTHQMNQTNFVEILILGFENLREYKIPLFLFLLIIYTCTCIENLLIIFLVNKSPHLHSPMYFLISNLLFCELVYTTNLVPLMLHDLLLGRGVISYLGCVIQLNVLGGVSNVKAFLLTFMSYDRYLAIFKPLRYSTLISNRLCLYVIILFWLISFLSVAVVFYLLINLKFCGPVSIDHFYCDYTTLISIACSDISVLMIYVLVISTTLTLGPCLLIILSYVFIIVAILRIKSSSGRQKAFSTCSSHLMAVTLYFGTLFGLYVMPRSSHYLQLYKGLSFVYFAVTPLLNPIIYTLRNRDIHKAMKMTISKVKQYCTTKVH